The Verrucomicrobiota bacterium genome includes the window CGTCAGTGGAAAACTTCTGGGAAGCGCGCCATGAACCATCCTGGCCGGACTCTTGACGACGTGCTTCTTCTTCACGGAAAGCAACGGTGATGTCACCGCAAGGTGAAATGTTAAGTTCCGTTTCATGGCCCGCGGCTGCGGCGTGAACACCCGCCGGCGATCCGCCCCGCACCAGCGGCAGAACCGCGCTTGGTAACCGGCAAACCCTTTGGTATCCTCACCCCAACTGATGCATTGGATCGCCGCATCCGAAAAAGACGCCGCCACCACCCTCGAAAAGCGCCTCTGGGGCAGCGCCGACCAGTTCGCTGGCAACTCCCCTTTCCCCGCCTGACTCATGGCCCTCAAAAAATCCGAACTCTACTCCTCCCTCTGGGCCTCCTGCGACGAATTGCGTGGCGGCATGGACGCCAGCCAATACAAGGATTACGTCCTCGTCCTGCTGTTCGTGAAATACGTCAGCGACCGCTTCGCCGGCCAGCCCTACGCCGCCATCACCGTGCCCAAAGGCGCGAGCTTCGCCGACATGGTCGCGCTCAAGGGCAAGTCCGACATCGGCGACCAGATTAACAAAAGAATCCTCGGACCGCTCGCCCAGGCGAACCAGTTGTCCGACATGCCGGACTTCAACGACCCGAACAAGCTCGGGAGCGGCAAGGAGATGGTGGAGCGCCTCACCAACCTCATCGCCATCTTCGAGAATCCCGCCCTCGACTTCTCCAAGAACCGCGCCGATGGCGATGACCTGCTCGGTGACGCCTACGAATACCTCATGCGGCACTTCGCCACGGAGAGCGGCAAGAGCAAGGGCCAGTTCTACACGCCCGCCGAAGTCAGCCGCATGATCGCGCAGATTCTCGGCATCCGCCACGCCAAGACCAGCAACGACACCACGGTCTATGACCCGACGTGCGGCTCGGGTTCGCTGCTCCTGAAAATCGGCGATGAAGCGCGCCACGGCGGCAAGGACGTGAAGGTCACGCTCTACGGGCAGGAAAAGGACAACGCCACCGCCGGCCTCGCCCGCATGAACATGATCCTGCACGACTACGCCACGGCGGAAATCAAGCAGGGCAACACCCTCGCCAATCCGCTCTACCTCGACGGCGACGCACTCAAGACCTTCGACTACGTCGTCGCCAATCCGCCCTTCAGCGACAAGCGCTGGAGCACCGGCCTCGACGCCGAGCACGACCCCTGGCAACGCTTCCAGCACTACGGCATCCCGCCCGGCAAACAGGGCGATTACGGCTACCTGCTGCACATCCTTCGCTCCATCAAGCCCGCCGGCAAAGGCGCGTGCATCCTGCCGCATGGCGTGCTCTTTCGCGGCAACGCCGAGGCCGCCATTCGCCAGAATCTCGTCCAGCGCGGCGTCATCCGGGGCATCATCGGCCTGCCGGCGAACCTCTTTTACGGCACGGGCATCCCGGCCTGCATCATCGTGCTCGACAAGGAAGGCGCGAACGCCCGCAAAGCCATCTTCATGATGGACGCCTCCAAGGGCTTCATCAAAGACGGCAACAAGAACCGCCTCCGCGAGCAGGACATCCACAAGATCGTGGACACCTTCACCCGGCAGGCCGAACTCCCGCGCTACTCGCGCCTCGTGCCCGTCAGCGAAATCGCCGACCCGAAGAACGACTACAACCTCAACCTCCCGCGCTACATTGACAGCACCGAGCCGGAGGATTTGCAGGACATTGACGCCCACCTGCGCGGCGGCATCCCGAACCGCGACATCGATGCGCTCGAACCGTATTGGAAAATCATCCCCGGCGTGCGCTCAGTCTTGTTTTCTCCCTCGCCCCGCGAGCGGGGAGAGGGCCGGGGTGAGGGGCGCTCCGGTTACTCCGCCCTCCGCATCCCGCAAGCCGAACTCAAATCCGCCATCCTCGGCCACGCCGAGTTCGCCGCCTTCAATGCGACCGTCACCCGCCTGTTCAAGAAATGGCAGAGCGCCTCGCTCCCGCGCCTGAAAGGCTTCGCCCAGGACGGCCCTTCGACGTCGCTCAGGGCAAGCCATCCCAAGGCCCTCATCGAAACCATCGCCGAGGATTTGCTCGCCACCTTCCGGGCCGCCCCGCTGCTCGATGCCTACGACGTGTATCAGCACCTCATGGATTACTGGGCCGCCACCATGCAGGACGATTGCTACCTCATCGCCGAAGGCGGCTGGCGCGACGCCGCCCAACCCCGGCTCATCGTCGAGGACAAGAACAAGAAGACCAAGGCCCGGCCCGACTTCACCCTCGGCAAAAAGAAATACCAGGCCGAACTCATCCCGCCCGCGCTCATCATCCGGCGCTGGTATGCGGACGAACAGGCCGCCCTCGAAAAGCTGGAAGCCGACGTGGCCGTGCTCCAGCAACAGATGGAGGAAATGGCCGAGGAGCACGGCGGCGAGGAAGGTCTGCTCGCCGACGCCGCCAACGACAAGGGCAAGCTCACCAAGGCCAGCGTCACCGCCCGGCTCAAGGAAATCAAAGGCCAGGGTGACGAAAGCGACGCGGCGGACGAACTCAAGGCGCTCAAGGAATACCTCGCCCTCGTGGAACAGGAAGCCGCCACCGCCGACAAACTGGCCGCCGCGCAAAACGACCTCACCGAAAAGGTCGCCGCCCGCTACCCGAAGCTCAACGAGGACGAAATCAAGACCCTCGTGGTGGACGACAAATGGCTGGGCACGCTGACCGCCGCCGTGCAGGGCGAACTCGACCGCGTCTCGCAAACCCTCACCGGGCGAATCCGCCAACTGGCCGAACGCTACGCCACGCCGCTGCCGCAGCTTGAAGGCGAAGTCAGCGGACTCGCAGCCAAAGTCGTCGGGCATTTGAAACGGATGGGATTCAAGCCATGAACAACTATGGCGAATCTGCCACAATTAACCCCATCGAATTCGACGGGGTTGAAAACGCCAACGTCCTGCGCTTATGAGCCAACCCGGGAAATCCACTATCGAAGTCAAGGGAACTGAAATCACGATCCTCTCCAAAGAGCACGGCGACTACATCTCGCTCACGGACATGGTGCGGAATTTTGAGGGCGGCGGGGCGCTCATTGAGCAATGGCTCAAGAACAAGGACACGGTCCTGTTCCTTGGCGTCTGGGAGCAGATTCACAACCCGGGTTTTAATTCCCTCGAATTCGAGGGAATTAGAAATGAGGCCGGCCGGAACAGTTTCTTCCTTTCCGCCAAGTCCTGGATTGACCGCACCCGCGCCAAAGGGCTGTTTGCCAGCGCCGGCCGCTACGGTGGCACTTTCGCCCACAAGGACATCGCCTTTGAGTTCGGCTCCTGGCTCAGCCCCGAGTTCAAGCTCTACCTCATCAAGGAATTCCAGCGCCTCAAGGAGGACGAGGGCCGCCGCCTCTCCCTGGCCTGGAATCTCAACCGCACCCTCTCCAAGCTCAACTACCGCATCCACACAGACGCCATCAAGGCGCGCCTCATCCCGGACGAAGTCACGCCCGCGCAGGCCGCCATCACCTACGCCAACGAGGCCGACGTCCTCAACGTGGCACTCTTTGGCCGGACGGCCCGGCAGTGGCGCGACACCAATCCCAAGCTCGACGGCAACATGCGCGATCATGCCACCATCGAGCAGTTGCTGGTGCTCGCCAACCTGGAGGGCATGAACGCCGAGTTCATCCACATGGGCCTGACCCAGGGGGAACGGCTCAAACGGCTCAACCAGATCGCCATTCGCCAGATGCAGGTGCTCACCGCCAGCGCTGCGGCGCGGCAGCTTGAAACGCCGAAAGTGGAAAAACAGTGAACGCCGAACGCTACGCCACGCCGCTGCCGCAGCTCACCGACGAAGTGGCCGCGCTCGCCGCCCGCGTGGACGGACACCTCAAAAAGATGGGAGCGGTATGGAAGTGAAGCCCGCCTACAAGCAGACCGAGGTGGGCGTCATCCCGGTGGAGTGGGAAGTAAAACCACTGCGCTCGATTCTTTCCAAAGGAAGGCTTGGCGGCAACTACCCGAATCAGGACACGGAGTCAGCGTTTCCCCTGATGAAAATGGGGAACATCGCTCGTGGCTATTTCGAGATGTCGAAGCTGGAGTTCATCACGCCCGGCGTGACTCCAGAGAACCAGCACCGACTTGTTTACGGCGACGTGCTTTTCAACACTCGGAACACGCTCGAACTCGTCGGCAAAGTAGGAATCTGGCGCGATGAACTTCCGCTCGCCTACTACAACTCGAACCTCATGCGTCTGGAGTTCGACCCGAATGAAGTCAGCTCCACCGAATACGCCAACTACGCGCTAAACACCGCTGGCGCAGTCGCCCGCCTTCGGGCACTGGCCACGGGCACGACCAGTGTGGCCGCGATTTACACGCGGGATTTGTTGGGCCTGCTCTTTGTTGTTCCGCCCAAGCCCGAACAACGCGCCATCGCGGAGGCGTTGAGCGATGTGGATGGGCTGCTGGGCGGGCTGGACCGGCTCATCGCCAAGAAGCGC containing:
- a CDS encoding type I restriction-modification system subunit M, which gives rise to MALKKSELYSSLWASCDELRGGMDASQYKDYVLVLLFVKYVSDRFAGQPYAAITVPKGASFADMVALKGKSDIGDQINKRILGPLAQANQLSDMPDFNDPNKLGSGKEMVERLTNLIAIFENPALDFSKNRADGDDLLGDAYEYLMRHFATESGKSKGQFYTPAEVSRMIAQILGIRHAKTSNDTTVYDPTCGSGSLLLKIGDEARHGGKDVKVTLYGQEKDNATAGLARMNMILHDYATAEIKQGNTLANPLYLDGDALKTFDYVVANPPFSDKRWSTGLDAEHDPWQRFQHYGIPPGKQGDYGYLLHILRSIKPAGKGACILPHGVLFRGNAEAAIRQNLVQRGVIRGIIGLPANLFYGTGIPACIIVLDKEGANARKAIFMMDASKGFIKDGNKNRLREQDIHKIVDTFTRQAELPRYSRLVPVSEIADPKNDYNLNLPRYIDSTEPEDLQDIDAHLRGGIPNRDIDALEPYWKIIPGVRSVLFSPSPRERGEGRGEGRSGYSALRIPQAELKSAILGHAEFAAFNATVTRLFKKWQSASLPRLKGFAQDGPSTSLRASHPKALIETIAEDLLATFRAAPLLDAYDVYQHLMDYWAATMQDDCYLIAEGGWRDAAQPRLIVEDKNKKTKARPDFTLGKKKYQAELIPPALIIRRWYADEQAALEKLEADVAVLQQQMEEMAEEHGGEEGLLADAANDKGKLTKASVTARLKEIKGQGDESDAADELKALKEYLALVEQEAATADKLAAAQNDLTEKVAARYPKLNEDEIKTLVVDDKWLGTLTAAVQGELDRVSQTLTGRIRQLAERYATPLPQLEGEVSGLAAKVVGHLKRMGFKP
- a CDS encoding KilA-N domain-containing protein, translating into MSQPGKSTIEVKGTEITILSKEHGDYISLTDMVRNFEGGGALIEQWLKNKDTVLFLGVWEQIHNPGFNSLEFEGIRNEAGRNSFFLSAKSWIDRTRAKGLFASAGRYGGTFAHKDIAFEFGSWLSPEFKLYLIKEFQRLKEDEGRRLSLAWNLNRTLSKLNYRIHTDAIKARLIPDEVTPAQAAITYANEADVLNVALFGRTARQWRDTNPKLDGNMRDHATIEQLLVLANLEGMNAEFIHMGLTQGERLKRLNQIAIRQMQVLTASAAARQLETPKVEKQ
- a CDS encoding restriction endonuclease subunit S, giving the protein MEVKPAYKQTEVGVIPVEWEVKPLRSILSKGRLGGNYPNQDTESAFPLMKMGNIARGYFEMSKLEFITPGVTPENQHRLVYGDVLFNTRNTLELVGKVGIWRDELPLAYYNSNLMRLEFDPNEVSSTEYANYALNTAGAVARLRALATGTTSVAAIYTRDLLGLLFVVPPKPEQRAIAEALSDVDGLLGGLDRLIAKKR